A single region of the Tissierellales bacterium genome encodes:
- the pstA gene encoding phosphate ABC transporter permease PstA yields MRVQTQDKIATGVFYTIAALITIILGSILAFIFIKGIGGISLDFLTSESENMRAGGGIGPQLFNSFYLLFLTMLITIPIGVGGGIYMSEFAKDNLFTNFARLVIEVLSSLPSIVVGLFGLLILVQKLGLGFSIISGAIALTIFNLPLMIRITEQALQTVPRNQKEASLAMGVTHFDTIIYVMLPIALPSITTGIILAAGRVFGEAAALMYTAGMSAPPLNVQNALNPFRPAETLAVHIWKVNAEGLAPDSMQIVASASLVLVVGVLLFNILSRILGKKLQRKLSGN; encoded by the coding sequence ATGAGAGTACAAACGCAAGATAAAATAGCAACAGGAGTATTTTATACCATAGCAGCACTTATAACTATAATACTTGGAAGTATACTAGCTTTTATATTTATTAAAGGAATTGGAGGAATATCGCTTGACTTCTTGACTTCTGAGTCTGAAAATATGAGGGCAGGTGGAGGAATAGGACCACAATTATTTAATTCTTTCTACTTACTATTTTTGACTATGCTTATAACTATACCGATTGGTGTAGGGGGTGGAATATACATGTCTGAATTCGCAAAAGATAATTTATTTACTAATTTTGCAAGGCTTGTGATAGAAGTATTGTCATCTCTTCCATCTATAGTTGTTGGACTATTTGGATTGCTTATTTTAGTCCAAAAACTAGGATTAGGTTTCTCTATAATTTCTGGAGCAATAGCACTTACAATATTTAATTTGCCACTTATGATTAGAATTACAGAACAAGCACTTCAAACCGTTCCAAGAAATCAAAAAGAAGCAAGTTTGGCTATGGGAGTTACGCATTTTGATACAATAATTTATGTGATGCTTCCAATTGCGCTACCTAGTATTACAACAGGTATAATATTAGCAGCTGGTAGAGTTTTTGGGGAAGCGGCGGCGCTTATGTATACTGCAGGGATGAGTGCACCGCCACTTAACGTTCAAAATGCGCTTAATCCATTTAGGCCAGCCGAAACTCTTGCTGTCCATATTTGGAAAGTAAACGCTGAAGGGCTTGCACCTGATTCTATGCAGATAGTAGCTTCGGCCTCTTTGGTTTTGGTTGTAGGCGTACTTTTATTTAATATTCTTTCTAGAATTTTAGGAAAGAAACTTCAAAGAAAATTATCAGGTAATTAG
- the pstB gene encoding phosphate ABC transporter ATP-binding protein PstB, which yields MNKKIVVEDLNFYYDKFQALKSINMDIFENQVTAMIGPSGCGKSTFLRTLNRMNDLIDGTRHEGRIIFDGKDLYSAERDVVDLRKRIGMVFQSPNPFPKSIYNNVIYGPKRHGVKDKRKLDEIVETSLKSVALWDEVKDRLDKSALGLSGGQQQRLCIARAIAMEPEVLLMDEPTSALDPIATLKIEELINELKQKYTIAIVTHSMQQAARISDQTAFFLMGELIEMGETAKIFSTPQDTRTEDYITGRFG from the coding sequence ATGAATAAGAAAATTGTAGTTGAGGATTTGAATTTTTATTATGATAAATTTCAAGCCTTAAAAAGTATCAATATGGATATTTTTGAGAATCAAGTTACAGCGATGATTGGTCCGTCTGGGTGTGGAAAAAGTACTTTTTTGAGAACTTTGAATCGAATGAATGACTTGATTGATGGGACTAGACATGAGGGCCGTATTATTTTTGACGGAAAAGATTTATATTCAGCAGAGAGAGATGTAGTTGATTTAAGAAAGCGAATTGGAATGGTTTTCCAAAGTCCCAATCCATTTCCAAAATCAATTTATAATAATGTGATATATGGTCCGAAAAGACATGGTGTAAAAGATAAGAGAAAATTAGATGAAATAGTTGAAACTAGTTTAAAGTCGGTAGCACTATGGGATGAAGTAAAGGATAGACTTGATAAATCAGCATTAGGTCTTTCAGGAGGGCAACAGCAGAGATTGTGTATAGCTAGAGCTATTGCCATGGAGCCGGAAGTTTTATTAATGGATGAGCCAACATCAGCTTTAGATCCCATTGCGACATTGAAAATAGAAGAGCTTATAAATGAGTTAAAACAGAAGTACACAATAGCTATAGTTACACATTCTATGCAGCAAGCAGCTAGAATTTCAGATCAGACAGCCTTTTTTCTCATGGGAGAACTAATAGAGATGGGAGAAACAGCTAAAATATTTTCGACTCCACAAGATACTAGAACAGAGGATTATATAACAGGAAGATTTGGTTAG
- the phoU gene encoding phosphate signaling complex protein PhoU codes for MREQFNAELEVLHTHLVKMGVIVEDMVGKSILALKDKNHELAREIIELDDKVDDLEDKIEQKCVELIALYQPVAKDLRRITSTLKIITDLERMGDYVEDIAEIVIGMDEKEFVKPLVNLPQMTKNVQMMIHDSLDSFVNEDMEMAKAVAKKDDEIDGIYEKMYEELLSILITKQSEKKQIIELLLIGRYLERIADHNTNICERIIYMVSGERVQY; via the coding sequence ATGAGAGAACAATTTAATGCAGAACTAGAGGTGCTCCATACTCATTTGGTAAAAATGGGAGTGATAGTTGAAGATATGGTTGGAAAATCTATTTTAGCACTTAAAGATAAGAATCATGAATTAGCGAGAGAGATTATTGAATTAGATGATAAAGTTGATGATTTAGAAGATAAGATAGAACAAAAATGTGTAGAGCTTATAGCTCTTTACCAACCAGTAGCAAAAGATCTTAGAAGAATAACATCTACACTAAAGATAATTACTGATTTAGAGCGAATGGGAGATTATGTAGAGGATATAGCAGAAATAGTGATAGGGATGGACGAGAAAGAATTTGTTAAACCACTGGTTAATTTGCCTCAAATGACAAAAAATGTTCAGATGATGATACATGATAGCTTAGATAGTTTTGTAAATGAAGATATGGAAATGGCTAAGGCAGTTGCAAAGAAAGATGATGAAATAGATGGTATATATGAAAAAATGTACGAGGAACTTTTGAGTATATTGATAACGAAACAATCAGAAAAAAAACAGATTATAGAATTATTGTTAATCGGAAGATATTTAGAGAGAATAGCAGATCACAATACAAATATTTGCGAAAGAATAATTTACATGGTAAGTGGAGAGCGAGTTCAATACTAA
- a CDS encoding phosphate ABC transporter substrate-binding protein: protein MNMKKGIALLTSIALLGVITLSGCGAKENVKTETANAEVNTEAKNTGVEGSIVALGSSAMQPLVDEAAKMFMKENSKAQIQVQGGGSGTGLSQVSSGGADIGNSDVFAEEKKGIDPEGLIDHQICVVGMGAVVNPETGVENVTEDQLIAIFTGQIKNWKEIGGNDLEITLVNRPKSSGTRATFLKYALNGNEEAEGITEESSGNVKKIVGQTPGTIGYLAFSYFDDSVVPLSIDGVEPKAENIYTGDYKVWAYEHSYTKGDPQGLAKAFLDYMMSSAVQDTIIPEMGYIPVSKMRVQRDVNGNITEK, encoded by the coding sequence ATGAATATGAAAAAAGGTATAGCTTTACTTACAAGTATAGCATTATTAGGGGTAATAACATTGTCAGGGTGTGGAGCGAAGGAAAATGTAAAAACAGAGACAGCTAATGCCGAAGTAAATACAGAGGCAAAGAATACTGGTGTAGAGGGATCAATAGTGGCTCTTGGATCGAGTGCGATGCAACCATTAGTAGATGAAGCCGCAAAGATGTTTATGAAAGAAAACTCTAAAGCTCAGATTCAAGTACAAGGTGGAGGAAGTGGTACAGGTCTTAGCCAAGTTAGTTCAGGTGGAGCGGATATTGGAAATTCAGATGTATTTGCAGAAGAGAAAAAGGGAATTGATCCTGAAGGACTAATAGATCATCAAATTTGTGTAGTTGGTATGGGAGCAGTAGTTAATCCGGAAACTGGAGTGGAGAATGTTACAGAAGATCAGCTGATTGCTATATTTACAGGTCAAATCAAAAATTGGAAAGAAATAGGTGGCAATGACTTAGAGATTACATTGGTAAATAGACCAAAGAGCTCTGGCACAAGGGCAACTTTTTTGAAATATGCTTTAAATGGAAATGAAGAGGCAGAAGGTATTACTGAAGAATCTTCAGGAAATGTAAAGAAAATAGTGGGACAAACACCAGGAACTATTGGGTATTTAGCATTTTCATATTTTGATGATAGCGTTGTACCACTCAGCATAGATGGTGTAGAGCCAAAGGCTGAAAATATTTACACTGGAGATTATAAGGTATGGGCGTATGAGCATAGTTATACTAAAGGAGATCCACAAGGGCTTGCAAAAGCATTTTTAGATTATATGATGTCTTCAGCAGTTCAGGATACGATAATTCCAGAGATGGGATATATTCCAGTTAGTAAAATGAGAGTACAAAGAGATGTAAATGGTAATATAACAGAAAAATAA
- the pstC gene encoding phosphate ABC transporter permease subunit PstC, which translates to MKNLISNKQKSNLAGLYTYICILFGILAVGALTYFIASKGLRTFFVHGVDIREFLFGTTWDPESYEGVSSFGAGAFIFGSFAVTFLAVLISTPLSLGAAVFMAEINPKYGRKFLQPVIELLVGIPSVVYGYVGLSLVVPFIRKYFSGLGFSLLAGMIVLAIMILPTITSVAYDSLVAIPKDLRLASYALGTTRWQTIKNVVIPAALPNVLTGVILGMARAFGEALAVQMVIGNVLRMPKSILDASSTLTSIITLEMGNTIAGSAYNEALWSMALILLIMSFVFIGVIRILGRRRSL; encoded by the coding sequence TTGAAGAATTTAATCTCAAATAAACAAAAATCAAATTTAGCTGGGTTGTATACATATATATGTATATTGTTTGGCATATTGGCAGTTGGAGCACTTACTTATTTCATAGCATCTAAGGGGCTTAGAACGTTTTTTGTTCATGGTGTTGACATTAGAGAGTTTTTATTTGGAACAACTTGGGATCCCGAAAGTTATGAAGGTGTATCTAGTTTTGGTGCAGGTGCTTTTATTTTTGGTTCATTTGCCGTAACATTTTTAGCAGTACTTATAAGTACACCACTTAGTCTTGGAGCTGCGGTGTTTATGGCTGAGATAAATCCAAAGTACGGACGAAAATTCTTACAACCAGTTATAGAACTTCTAGTAGGTATTCCTTCGGTTGTATATGGATACGTAGGGTTATCTTTAGTAGTGCCGTTTATTAGAAAATATTTTTCAGGTCTTGGTTTTTCACTCCTAGCAGGAATGATAGTATTGGCGATAATGATACTTCCAACTATAACAAGTGTGGCATATGATTCATTAGTAGCGATACCGAAAGATTTGAGGTTGGCCTCTTATGCACTTGGGACTACTAGGTGGCAAACTATAAAAAATGTTGTGATACCCGCAGCGCTTCCAAATGTTCTCACAGGTGTTATTCTTGGAATGGCTAGAGCGTTTGGAGAAGCGCTAGCAGTTCAAATGGTTATTGGAAATGTTCTTAGGATGCCAAAAAGTATATTAGATGCATCTAGTACTCTTACGAGTATAATAACACTAGAGATGGGTAATACGATTGCAGGTTCAGCTTACAATGAAGCACTATGGTCAATGGCACTCATACTTTTGATTATGAGTTTTGTATTTATAGGTGTAATTCGTATACTTGGAAGGAGAAGATCTTTATAA
- a CDS encoding response regulator transcription factor, with the protein MMSKILVVDDAEHIVELIQFNLENEGHEVSTAYDGREALGKVEDDFPDLILLDLMLPGIDGIEVCRRIRSSEKTKNIPIIMITAKGEEIDKVLGLEIGADDYITKPFGVRELLARVKAMLRRSRRVDDQSAEKYYKAYGIELDIEKHEVFKDGSKIELTYKEFELLKLLFENRGKVLTRDELLDKIWGYDYFGETRTVDVHIRHLRKKLGENKENVMIETVRGVGYKLK; encoded by the coding sequence ATGATGAGTAAGATATTGGTAGTTGATGATGCGGAACATATTGTAGAGCTCATTCAATTTAATTTAGAAAATGAAGGCCATGAAGTTAGCACTGCTTACGATGGAAGAGAAGCCCTTGGAAAAGTTGAGGATGACTTTCCAGATTTAATATTGCTAGATTTGATGCTTCCGGGAATAGATGGAATAGAAGTTTGTAGGAGAATAAGATCTAGCGAAAAAACTAAAAATATACCAATAATAATGATTACAGCTAAAGGCGAAGAAATAGATAAAGTTTTGGGCCTTGAAATAGGAGCTGATGACTATATAACAAAGCCATTTGGAGTAAGAGAGCTTTTGGCTAGGGTAAAGGCAATGCTTAGAAGAAGCCGAAGAGTTGATGATCAAAGTGCGGAAAAATATTACAAAGCTTATGGAATAGAATTGGATATTGAAAAGCATGAAGTGTTCAAAGACGGTAGTAAGATAGAGTTGACTTATAAAGAATTTGAACTTTTAAAGCTTTTATTTGAAAATAGGGGTAAAGTACTTACTAGAGATGAACTTTTGGATAAAATTTGGGGATATGATTACTTCGGAGAAACTAGAACTGTAGACGTTCACATTAGACATTTGAGAAAAAAATTAGGTGAAAATAAAGAAAATGTTATGATAGAGACTGTGAGAGGCGTTGGATACAAATTGAAATAG